The sequence TGTGCAACTTGTCCATTTATCCCTAAAGACCCATTCTGCTGCAATTTTTTATCGTCATGTTTCTCATCCTTGTCTTTATAATCAACCTCAAGTGCCTGTCGCAAAAGCTTAGCACTCTCTCGCCCTTCCTTTCCTTCCATCATGTCACATAAATTCTTTAGCTGTTCTTTATCAAGTGACGTGCAGAGATCCTCCACATTGCTATCTGTAAGATTGAGTAAATGCTGGGACAAAATAGGTGCCGCCAGTGATCGAAGACGAGTACGTTCTTTCCGGAGTAGCTTTTTTTCTCtctctttcatttttttctgATTTAATGCAGCTTCAGCTGCCTTTTTCTCCTCCTCCTCTTTCCTCCGCCTCTCCTCCTCAACAATCCTTGCTTCTTCCTCTTCCTGCAATCTCTTAGCCAAAAGCTTCGCCTCCTTCTTCCTCAGCTTCTCAGCTTTCTGTTCCTCTTTCCGTCTCAAAAGTCTGGGGTCCCTTTTATAGGCACTATCAACAAGAGCACGTATACGGGCATATTCTTCTTTCCTAGCTCCCTCAGACAGTTTTGCATTTTGCCTTTCCATCCACCTCCTGTGTTCACGAGACTCAGCCTGATCGAGTTCGAATTCATCAGCATGAGGAAATTCCCTCCAGCTCTTGAAGCTgtaccaaaaatcataaaagcTATCCACTTCTTTAAATGGAGTGTTATCATCCCCCAAAGCTGGGACTGGCTGGTTTACTGACCACCGACCATTCCTCAAGAATGCAGGTCCAAAAACCTTAAAGAATTCATGGGGTGCACAATCGAAAGGTATTTCATCATCAAACTCATCTGTGGAATCATAGATTCTTCTCCTAACAGGGTCAATCAACACCTCATACGCTTCTTGAATGGCCTTGAAATGGCTTTCTATCTCATCTTTTTTTGCTTGCTTAGCAGCCTCTGTTTCCTCCGCAAGTAAAAGAGCAGCCTGCTTGTCTGGATGATGTCTCAGAGCAGCCTCGCGATAACTCTTTCTTATCTGATCCTCGGTGGCAAGATACCTCAAATGGCTCAAACCCAGCAGAGCATAATGATCCTGCTGCTTAGATTCACTTCCAGACTTCTTCCTACCTTTACTACTGTACGAATCTGATGATTGTACATAAACATTTTCTTTTTCTCCTGAAACCTCTTTGCCATCCTTCTCTGTTTCTACTTCCTCAACGTGGCCTATCAACCTAAGGGCAGCAGCGTGAAAAGCATGCCCTGCAGGCTCTAGACTCGAAGCCTTGACAGGAAGACCATTACAGCAAACATATATTGGTTCCCCATCTAAAATTTCATTGGAGTAAGTAATCAACAACATGCTTTTCCTGGAAGTCACCACCATCGCACATCAATGTCCAGCAAATCTCTTCGAACGGATAAATTCTGTGATAAAATCTACAGGAACCCATATTCCCAACAAGGAAAAAAACATCATTAAAAGGGAAGATTCAAC comes from Henckelia pumila isolate YLH828 chromosome 4, ASM3356847v2, whole genome shotgun sequence and encodes:
- the LOC140865090 gene encoding uncharacterized protein — encoded protein: MVVTSRKSMLLITYSNEILDGEPIYVCCNGLPVKASSLEPAGHAFHAAALRLIGHVEEVETEKDGKEVSGEKENVYVQSSDSYSSKGRKKSGSESKQQDHYALLGLSHLRYLATEDQIRKSYREAALRHHPDKQAALLLAEETEAAKQAKKDEIESHFKAIQEAYEVLIDPVRRRIYDSTDEFDDEIPFDCAPHEFFKVFGPAFLRNGRWSVNQPVPALGDDNTPFKEVDSFYDFWYSFKSWREFPHADEFELDQAESREHRRWMERQNAKLSEGARKEEYARIRALVDSAYKRDPRLLRRKEEQKAEKLRKKEAKLLAKRLQEEEEARIVEEERRRKEEEEKKAAEAALNQKKMKEREKKLLRKERTRLRSLAAPILSQHLLNLTDSNVEDLCTSLDKEQLKNLCDMMEGKEGRESAKLLRQALEVDYKDKDEKHDDKKLQQNGSLGINGQVAQSSNEKREKPWHKEEIELLRKGIQKYPKGTSRRWEVISEYIGTKRSVEEILKATKTVLLQKPDSVNAFDSFLEKRKSVQTIASPLSTREDLPGLSNGNVSEGNASSVDNLPESSIQAGNTAADGVATSLDQDSWSAAQERALVQALKTFPKEAPQRWERVSTAVPGKNVNQCKKKFTLMKESFRSNTGANKQATQSDDSPNPSNHGGNSEVSDDTNVVNDISPGSDEDTWSEVQEKALIQALKTFPKDTNQRWERVAAAVPGKSIDLCKKKFALLKENFRNKKSAV